The DNA region ACTGTCTGATCCGTCGCTGGACCCGCGCATCACGCCCGTCGAGCTGCTTCTGTTTCCTGAGGCGTCGGGCGATCGTGCGCGCTCGAAAAAGCCCGAGGCGCCGTCGCCGGCCGATCTGAAGGCCCGACTGGAGGCAGTGCGAGAGCGGCTTGAGGCCCGCATTCAGAACGATGCCGGTCCGTACGAGCATCCGCTTTCCATCTGCTATCATCTTGCCCGATTCCAGGCCCGCTTTCTTCACGAAGAGATCGTCGATTCGCCTGTTGAGAAGGCGGCTCGCCTTGTCATTGAACAGAAGAAGGCAAGGGCGGCGAAGAAAAGCCGGCTGAAGGCCTCGAAGAAGAAGGCGAAGAAATCGACAGGAAGCATCGCGAAGAAGGTGTCGGATGACGACTGGCTGATCGATCGCGAGACCGCTCTTAAAAAGGAGCATGAGAACCGTCAGCGCGAGATGAAGGCGATGCATCGCATGATTCAGTCGTTCAAGGCGAAGCTTGATATTCCGCCGAAGCTGCGTACCGCTCCGCCCGAACAGCTACAGCTTGAGATGGCCAGGCAGCTGAACGATCTGTCGAGCCGCTTCGTCGTCGACGAAAGCGATCGATCGCTGCTTCTTCTTGAACTGGAGCGCTATCGTAATCCCGACTACATTCATCCCGAGCATCGCGCCATCATCGAAAGGCAGCAGCAGGAGTTTGACGATCTGCAGAGAGAGTTTCGCCGGGAGCGCAAGCGCAGCGATCTTCTCGAAAGCGAGGTGCATCGCCTGACCGAGCAGATCATAGAAGGCCCGTCGCCGTCCGTGCGCAATGAACAGCTGCATGAGCTCGAAAGCCTGCGTCGCGATTATCAGCTTCTTTCGCAGAAGTACGATATGCTTGTGAGCAAGAATATCGAGCTGTCGAATCGGCTCGAGAATCAGAGCCATGTCAAGCATCTCGAACAGGCCCTTGATAAGATTCGCGACAGGGTGAACGCCGTCATACGATCCGAGGGTTTGACGAGCGAGATGCTCGTCGTGCGCATAAGGCGTGAGGTCGAGCAGCTGCAGCGTGCGCGCACGTATCTGGGCAAGGCGCTCTTTGATCTGGGCATGCTCTATCTGCGTCTCGGCCGCAAGGACGACGCCCTCACCGAGCTGCGAGCGGCAAAAGAGTTAGGCGTCGACGACCCCGAGGCGAATCGCCTTTTACAGAACCGGGCCGACGCGTGAAGGCCGTCGTGCAGCGTGTGCTCTCGGCGTCCGTGCAGGTGGACGGCGAGACGGTCGGTTCTATCGGGCGGGGCCTGCTTGTTTTCGTCGGTTTCGGTCATGACGATACCGAGGCCGGCATCGATCCCTTTCTCGATCGTCTTCTCAAGCTGCGCATCTTCGAAGACGAGGCCGGACGTATGAATCGCAGCCTTGCCGACGTCGCCGGCGGCCTGCTTCTTGTTTCGCAGTTCACCCTGCTTGCCGATCTGGCTAAAGGCAACCGGCCGTCTTTCGGTCCGGCAGCCTCTCCCGAAATCGCCAGGCATCTTTACGAGCGTATGCTCGATCGGGCCGCAGCGAAACACGGCCCTGTCGCCGCCGGGCGCTTTGGCGCCGATATGAAGGTCGCTCTGATCAACGACGGCCCGGTGACCTTTGTGCTGCCGTAAAAATGGTTGTGCGCTGCTCTGACGGGCGCATTCCGGATCTGTGAAGAACCAGGAACAGGCACACGAATCTTCTTCGGGTAAACGCCCTCCGCTCAGGCTGTTCCTTTTTCCGGTTCTCGTCTTTGCCCTGGCCTTTCTTGTCGATAAGGCCTTCTTTATCGGTAGAATCGAAGACTACTTCCTGACGACGGCCTCCTTCTTGAACTTCGATCATAAAGAGGCGATGCTCGACGAGCTTGAAGACCATCTGAAAAAGCCCGATCATCTGAAGGCCCTTGTGCTTTTCGGCAACTCACGCACCATGTCGTTCAGTCGCGAGTATATCGAAGAGCGTTATCCGGGATGGACGCTTTTTAACTTCTCGGTGCCGGGCGGGACGACGGACTACTTCTATTACTTCATGAAAGAATTCCGACGTCGCGACATACGACCCGAGGCCATCTATTTCGCCGTTACTCCTCAGGGCATGAATGCAACGCCGGCCGTCGCTCTTGATGAGGTGATGGTTTTCGGGCTGCCGCCGTCGTTCCTTGCTACGGAGTTCCGTTATTACAGTCTCGACGAGCTTACGAATTACATTGCCAAGAAGGCCTTCCTTGTTTACAGATACCGTCCGAAACTGAAGACGATCGAGTGGCGCATGTCGTATAACGAGCAGACGAAAGACCGCCCTGTCGACGCCTTTCGCAAGATGCTTGAAAATACCGAGCTGGCTCTCGCAAAACATCGCGGATCGGTACCTTACGATCTCGACGTGAAGCCGGCGCAGGATGAAGCGGCCATTCAGGCCAATGCCATCTCTATCTGGAAAGATGCCTTCACACCGTTCCGGCTGCATGAAGGGCAGGTGCATTTTACCGAAGAATCGCTGAAAATAGCAAAAGAGCTCGGCGCGAAGACGGGCCTTGTCTGGCCGAGAGTCAGCGCTCCACTGCGACATCTGAAAGATACCGAGAAGGTGGCGATCGACCCCGTTACGCATGAGCCGACCACGGTGCGCGCAGCCTGGGAGCCGGCCATGAAAAGGTTAACTGAAGATACCGACGCCAGCTGGATGGACTTTAATTATGACCCGGCCTTTGATCCGCATTGCGACTTCTTCTTCGATGCCAGTCACATGGCTTCGGGCTGCTTCCGCCCGTTTATGGACGGCGTAATGGCCGAGGCTATGAAATGAAGCGGCTTGCCGTTCTTGCCGTTGTCGGTCTGATTGTGGCGCTGACCTTCGCCGGCGGATGTCGGGGCTGCCAGAAAGAAGGCGCCGACATCCCGCCACAATGCGGCGAATGCCTGGAGCTGCCGACGGGCGAGGTCTGTACCGTGCGAGGAACGATGCGGAACAGCTGTCTGGCCATCTGCGTCGGCGCGAAGATCGAGTGTAACGGCCCCTGTCCGTGTGCCGCAGGAGAGTAGGGCGCTTCGGTCGAGCGGAATCAGAAAAGCGTCGATGTGCAGCCCTTCTCGATTTAATACTCTGAAGTAAAAAATTGCGTGCCGCCTGCGCCTCCATTCATTAATGTGAATCAGAGACCGATCTATCTCGGTCAAACATGAGGAGACATACAATGAGTGAAGTTCTGGACGTAACGCAGATCGTCCCTTTTCAAAGACATGCGATCATCTTTGATCGTTTCAAGGCTCTTAAAGAAGACGAATCGTTTATTTTGAGAAACGATCATGATCCGAAGCCGCTGCATCATCAGTTTCAGATCAACTTTCCCGGAGCCTTTACCTGGGATTACGTCGAGAAGGCTCCCGGTAATTTTCAGATTCGCATCACACGCGTTGCGGTGGATCCGAATCATGACAATGCCATCGCAGGCGATTGCTGCGGACATCACTGAAAGAAAGACGGCGCGCCTCCCGCTATTCAGGTAACGATCCTTACATGCGCCTGGCATACCAGGCGTGGATCAAGCCGGCCTGGAAAAACGGCACGGGCCGCTTAAAACCGGCGGACTCTATAATCGTGGCCAACGCCTGTGGTGGAAGGATGGCCACGTCTTTCGCGTAGGCCGCCTTCATGCGGGCGATACTCTCGGGCGAGTGATCACCCGGCGACATCACCCTCTGCCAGAGCGCAAGCAGGGCGTCAAAATGATCCGGATCAGATGACAGATCGGAGCTTGTAAGGATGCCCGAAGGCAGAAGCCGCAGGGCGATCTCTTTAAAGAAAGACGTGCGCGCCTCTATCTCGAGTATAAACTGCGAAACAAGAAAGCAGGTCGCCGCGTTATACACCTGAACGGCCGGAAGCGAATCGACATAGCCTTCGTGAAACGTGCATCGCGACGTCAGGCCTGCTTCGTCCGCCCGTTTGCGGCAGACCTGCAGCATGGCGCCCGAGGGCTCGACGACGGTGAATCGACAGCGCGGTGAAATCCGGGATAGGGCTAAAAGCTCTTCGCCTGTTCCGGCGCCGACACAGAGGATCTGAGCCTCTGCTGGTAGATCAGCAAAGACGGATTCGAGTAAAAAATGCAGGGCGCCGCTCATTGCCGACATCCTTGCCCACTGTGCGTCGTAGCTCGAGGCCTGGCGATCGAAGACCTCTCTGAGTTCATCCTGATTCATGGTATTCGACCATAAGCAATGGCAGCGAAGATTCGGTCAACGAGAAGCGACATCGTATACGGCTCGCTTCGGTGGTTTACCTTGCCTTGTGCCCTGGGGGCCGCCTGCAGGGGCATGAGTTTTTCAGCTTTTCCTTGGAACGACCGTTCAAAAAACGGTAGTAGAAGCCGTTTTTGAGATAGCTTGGAGAGTGTTTTTGCGGATGGAATAAGGCGTTTCATATATAGAGCGCCGGCAGTTAAGAGCCGCTCTCAGAACCCACGGCGGGTTTTGAGAAGTGCCCTATAAAAGAGGAGTCCCATCGTGTATAACGTCGATCGTTTTACTATTCCTGAAGTCATCGAGAAAAGCGCCGCCCATTACGGTGATTTAACCGCCCTTGCACCGAGCGATCTGCGCAACACCGAAGAGAGCCTGAGCTACAGACAGCTTGAAGAGCGTTCGCGAGGCATCGCCGCCCTGCTTGTGCTGCTTGGCGTGAAGCAGGGGGATCGTGTCGCCCTTCTATCAGAGAATCGCCCCGGCTGGGGGCTCTGTTATTTCGCCATCTCCCGTGCCGGAGCGGTCGCCGTTCCGATCATGACGGCCTTCACCGACGAACAGATTGCCTCGATCCTCGAGCATTCAGGCAGCGTCGTTATGATTGCTTCAAAGAAACTGGCCTCTAAGGCTCCGGCCGGCTCGTCGGTGCGATTGTTGATCGTCGACGATCTGGAGCGCGGCATCTACGCAGACGTTTCGCCCGAGGCGCATGCTAAGGCCGTCGCCGATTTCGCCACGCCTGCCGTTGCCGGCGACGATCTCGCTTCTATTCTTTATACGTCGGGTACGATGGGGAACTCAAAGGGTGTGATGCTCACACATCGTAATCTCGTCTCTAACGCCATCGCCGCGCGAAAGTTCATCGTTCTGCGCCGCACCGATCGCCTGCTTTCCGTGCTGCCTCTGGCCCATGCCTATGAATTCACGATCGGATTCTTGATCCCGATGATGCAGGGCTCGGCCGTCTATTATCTGGATAAACCTCCGTCGGCGACGGCGCTGCTTCCGGCGCTTGCAGCCATCCGCCCGACCATCATGCTTGCCGTGCCGCTCATCATCGAGAAGGTCGTGCGTTCCAGCGTGAAGCCGGCGCTTGAGAAGATGTCGCTGTATAAATATAAGGCCGTTCGCCCGGCGCTCGACTGGCTGGCCGGACGCAAGCTGAAGAAGGTTTTCGGCGGACACCTGCGTTTTTTCGGCATCGGAGGAGCTCCGCTTGCCGCCGACGTCGAGAGCTTCTTGCATAACGCTCGCTTCCCGTATTCGATCGGATACGGTTTAACCGAAACCGCTCCGCTGATTGCCGGCAACGTTGCCGGTAAGGTGCGTCTTCATACGACGGGCGTTCCTCCGCATGGAGTCGAGCTGCGCATCGCCGATCAGAGGCTCGATACGGGAGAAGGCGAGATCCAGGCCCGCGGACCGAACGTCTTTCCTGGATATTATAAAGATGCGGAGCGCACGGCCGAGTCCTTCACCGAAGACGGCTGGTTCCGCACCGGCGATCTCGGCACGATAGATCGTGACGGTCGGGTAACGGTGCGCGGACGCCTGAAGACGATGATCCTCGGACCATCGGGCGAGAACATCTACCCCGAAGAGATCGAGGCGCTTTTAAACGCATCGCCCTATGTGCTTGAGTCCCTTGTGTATGGCGGCGAGAAAGGCGTCACCGCTCTTGTGCATCTGAAGCCCGAGGCGCTTGAGCAGATCACGTCACGCATCAAAGACGGAATCGAACAGGCCGAAATCGCCGCCGGACATCTGGCGCAGGAAGCTGCCGTCAGCCTGCACTCGGCCGAGCATCATATTGCTCATCTGCTTGAGAGCATCAGAAAAGAGACGAATACGCGGTTAGCCGGCTTCTCGCGCCTGTCGCATATCGAGCATCAGAAGGAGCCGTTTGAAAAGACGCCGAAGCAGAGTATTAAGAGGTTCCTGTATCCGAAGAAGTAGGGGGCTACCAGAGAAGGTTTAGCCCTGTCGGAACGAACTTCTTAAACGCACGATCCTTGCTGATCAGACCCATACCTCTCGATATTGCTTGCCAGATCAGCATTCTGTCGAAGGGATCGCTGTGATCCGTTTCGGCAAGGCGGTGATATGATATAGCCTCAGCGGGCGTCAACTCAATCAGTTCAAATTGCATCTGTTCGGCGGCAGGGATTAGATCCTCCGTTTCAAAAGGCGCCAGAGAGAGTTTGTTGACCCTTGTTTTAATTGAGATTTCCCAGAGAGTAACGGCACTGACGTAGATTTCGTTCTCTGGATGTATGATGGCTTCTCGCGCTGGTTTTGACAGGGCCTCTGTATTGTAAACAGTCCACAGGAAAGTGTGCGTATCAAGCAGATACTTCACTTCAGACCCAGCAGTTCTTCTTCGGTCATCTTGAAATCAGGGGCAAATTTGAGCTTTACCTTGCCTTCAAGGATTCCGATTTGCCGAGGACTACCTTTTGCTGGCGTACGAAAGGGAACGATCATCGCTACGGGTTTCTTATCCTTTCCCTGGAGGATTGTGAACGATTCGCCTTTCTGAACTTCTTCAAGGACTTTGGAAAATTGTGCCTTCAGCTCTCCGGCGGGCAGCGTTTTCATGAAGCAAATATAGGGGACCGGGGCCTTTTTGTCAAGTGGTGAAACTCGGGGAGATATCGTCCTGTTCAGGCCGTACCAGCTCGCCTTCTTTTACCGACCCGAATAGAGACTCAAAGCCCTCGGGATAGCCCGCTACGATGTTCAGCTGTATCTGTTCGGTCATCCATTTCGACACGGACACGTTGTTCTTGCTTGCCGCCAGCTCAACCTTGCGCAAGGTCTCATCGTCTATGTACAGCGATATCTGAGGCATACTTGTAATAAGGCAGAGGAAAAGTGATGTCAAGGAGATTCACTCGCGGTGATCTTCGTGACATCAAAAAGCTCTTCGGCCCGTTTTGATATCAATACAGTATTTGTCTCCATTGAAATCCCACACGGTAATAGTGTCTCCGCCGACTTCACATGCCCCCGTAAAGATATCTTTCCCGCAAAAGGCCCACAGCAACTCCCCATCCAATGTGAACAT from Leptonema illini DSM 21528 includes:
- a CDS encoding DUF1574 family protein is translated as MKNQEQAHESSSGKRPPLRLFLFPVLVFALAFLVDKAFFIGRIEDYFLTTASFLNFDHKEAMLDELEDHLKKPDHLKALVLFGNSRTMSFSREYIEERYPGWTLFNFSVPGGTTDYFYYFMKEFRRRDIRPEAIYFAVTPQGMNATPAVALDEVMVFGLPPSFLATEFRYYSLDELTNYIAKKAFLVYRYRPKLKTIEWRMSYNEQTKDRPVDAFRKMLENTELALAKHRGSVPYDLDVKPAQDEAAIQANAISIWKDAFTPFRLHEGQVHFTEESLKIAKELGAKTGLVWPRVSAPLRHLKDTEKVAIDPVTHEPTTVRAAWEPAMKRLTEDTDASWMDFNYDPAFDPHCDFFFDASHMASGCFRPFMDGVMAEAMK
- a CDS encoding DUF2249 domain-containing protein, whose amino-acid sequence is MSEVLDVTQIVPFQRHAIIFDRFKALKEDESFILRNDHDPKPLHHQFQINFPGAFTWDYVEKAPGNFQIRITRVAVDPNHDNAIAGDCCGHH
- a CDS encoding class I SAM-dependent methyltransferase, coding for MNQDELREVFDRQASSYDAQWARMSAMSGALHFLLESVFADLPAEAQILCVGAGTGEELLALSRISPRCRFTVVEPSGAMLQVCRKRADEAGLTSRCTFHEGYVDSLPAVQVYNAATCFLVSQFILEIEARTSFFKEIALRLLPSGILTSSDLSSDPDHFDALLALWQRVMSPGDHSPESIARMKAAYAKDVAILPPQALATIIESAGFKRPVPFFQAGLIHAWYARRM
- a CDS encoding type II toxin-antitoxin system VapC family toxin, yielding MKYLLDTHTFLWTVYNTEALSKPAREAIIHPENEIYVSAVTLWEISIKTRVNKLSLAPFETEDLIPAAEQMQFELIELTPAEAISYHRLAETDHSDPFDRMLIWQAISRGMGLISKDRAFKKFVPTGLNLLW
- the dtd gene encoding D-aminoacyl-tRNA deacylase translates to MQRVLSASVQVDGETVGSIGRGLLVFVGFGHDDTEAGIDPFLDRLLKLRIFEDEAGRMNRSLADVAGGLLLVSQFTLLADLAKGNRPSFGPAASPEIARHLYERMLDRAAAKHGPVAAGRFGADMKVALINDGPVTFVLP
- a CDS encoding type II toxin-antitoxin system Phd/YefM family antitoxin, which translates into the protein MKTLPAGELKAQFSKVLEEVQKGESFTILQGKDKKPVAMIVPFRTPAKGSPRQIGILEGKVKLKFAPDFKMTEEELLGLK
- a CDS encoding AMP-binding protein, with translation MYNVDRFTIPEVIEKSAAHYGDLTALAPSDLRNTEESLSYRQLEERSRGIAALLVLLGVKQGDRVALLSENRPGWGLCYFAISRAGAVAVPIMTAFTDEQIASILEHSGSVVMIASKKLASKAPAGSSVRLLIVDDLERGIYADVSPEAHAKAVADFATPAVAGDDLASILYTSGTMGNSKGVMLTHRNLVSNAIAARKFIVLRRTDRLLSVLPLAHAYEFTIGFLIPMMQGSAVYYLDKPPSATALLPALAAIRPTIMLAVPLIIEKVVRSSVKPALEKMSLYKYKAVRPALDWLAGRKLKKVFGGHLRFFGIGGAPLAADVESFLHNARFPYSIGYGLTETAPLIAGNVAGKVRLHTTGVPPHGVELRIADQRLDTGEGEIQARGPNVFPGYYKDAERTAESFTEDGWFRTGDLGTIDRDGRVTVRGRLKTMILGPSGENIYPEEIEALLNASPYVLESLVYGGEKGVTALVHLKPEALEQITSRIKDGIEQAEIAAGHLAQEAAVSLHSAEHHIAHLLESIRKETNTRLAGFSRLSHIEHQKEPFEKTPKQSIKRFLYPKK